DNA sequence from the Gordonia polyisoprenivorans genome:
GTTGATGGCGATCCACACCACCACGATCACGGTCTGGATTGCGAGGTAGCGGCCGGTTCCGAGGAATCGGGCGATGCGTTCGCTGTAGACGCCGACGACGTCGGAGTCGAGGTTGAAGGCCGGACGTCGACGCTCGCGGGGGGTGTCCAGCCTGCGGCCCCGGGGTTCGCTCACGACCGCACCTCGTCGGGCTGGTCGATCGGCTCGGTCTCGCGCCAGTCACGCGGCAGCAGTTGATCGAGGAGGTCGTCGACGCTGACCGCGCCGAGCAGGTGGTGCTGATCGTCGACGACCGGCCCGCACACCAGGTTGTAGGTTGCGAAGTAGCGGGTCACGGTCTCCAGGGAGTCCTCCGGTCGTAGGTGGGCGAGATCGGTGTCGAGGATGCCGCCCACGATGTTGGCGGGTGGCTCCCGCAGCAGCGCCTGCACGTGCACGCAGCCGAGGTATTTTCCGGTGGGTGTGGAGGTCGGTGGCCGGACGACGAAGACCAGGCTCGCGGCGGCCGGATTGATGTCGGGGTCGCGTATCCGCGCGAGCGCCTCGGCGACCGTGGTCGCCGGGGTGACGATGATCGGCTCGGAGGTCATCAGTCCGCCGGCGGTGTCGGGGGAGTGGGTGAGCAGTCGCCGAACCGGCTCGGAATCCTCCGGGTCCATGCGCGCCAGGAACGACTCGGCCTCGGTGTCGGAGAGCTCGCCGAGCAGGTCGGCGGCATCGTCGGGATCCATGGCCTCGAGCACGTCGACGGCGCGATCGAGCTCCAGATGCGACAACAAATCCTTCTGATCGTCGGGCGGTAACTCCTGCAGCACGTCGGCCAGGCGCTCGTCGTCGAGAGCCGAGGCGATCTCGTCGCGACGCTTGACGGGCAACTCGCGCAACGCATTCGCGACGTCGGCGGCACGCATGCCCTCGAACTGCAGGAGGGCTTGTGCCACCCCCTGTCCGGGCAGGTCGAGGCTGCTCTGCGTCATACCGTGCACGTTGGACCACTCCACGACGTGGGTCTCGCCGCGGCGCAGCCCCCGTCGGCCGGAACGCACCGCGACGCGGGCCACCACCCAGTCGCGGGTACGGGTGCGCTCGATGCCGAGGTCGACCACGGGCACATCGATTCCGGCGAGATCGGGCAGATCGGGGTCGACGACGCGGACCCGAGTGTCGAGGATCTGCCCGATCGCCAGTGCCTCACCGGGGCGCAGATGCAGTCGGCGCAGGCTGACCGTTCCGGTGTTGAGTGTCACCGCATTGGGTTCGATCGAGGTCACCCGGAGCATCGGGACGAAGATGCGTCGCCGCGTGGTCAGTTCCACCGCGAGTCCGAGTGCGCGCGGCTGTTGGCCGGGCAACCGCACCGAGATCACCGCGTCGCGCACACGCCCGATCGATTCACCGTCCGGGCCAAGGACGGCCAATCCGACTAACCTGGCCACGAACACCTTGCTCACCGCCGACATGGGAGTAAGGGTAGTGGCATCGCACCGGGGACGAATGCATGCCGGCGGCGGGTCGAGGACCCGAGGCCGGTTGCGGACCCGACTGACCCGCAAGGAGTGAGAATGACCAATCCCATGCAGCCGTCGCGGCAGACGCCGGGACTGCCGACGCCGCCCAAGGGTTGGCCGATCGGCTCGTATTCGACCTACGCCGAGGCTCAGCGGGCGGTGGACTACCTGTCCGACGAGCACTTCACGGTCGAGGACGTCACCATCGTCGGCGTCGACCTGATGCAAGTCGAGCGCGTCATCGGACGGCTGACGTGGGGCAAGGTCATCGGTGGCGGCATCGTGTCGGGAGCGTGGCTGGGTCTGTTCTTCGGCTTGCTGGTCTCAATCGTCGTCTCCGGAAATCCGCTGGTGCCGATCCTCTTCGGTCTTGTCGGCGGTGTCATCTTCGGTCTGATCTCGGCGACCATCCCCTATGCGGCGACCCGCGGTCAGCGTGATTTCGCCTCGACCATGCAATTGGTGGCGGGACGTTACGACGTGCTGTGTGATCCCAAGAGCGCGGAGAAGGCGCGGAACATGCTGGCCCGACTGAACCCCTGAGACGGGTCACGCGATCCCGGGCCTGATCGGCTCGCCGTGATCCACGTGATCCACACGGTCTCGAATTGGCACGGCCGCACACATTGTGTTGCCCGTCACATGCATGTCGGGATAGCGTAACCTCCGAGACGGCCATGATCGCGTCGCGCACAACGCGTCGGCGTCGTCATGTGCACGACATGGAGGAGGCCGCGTGCGGCGCAGGATGGGCGGTGCGAGTCGTGACCCCGGTGACGGGTCGCGAAACCGGAAGTCGTCTTTGGGGATCCGCGGCAAGGTGGTCATCGCCGCGGCTGCGCTGGCCACGCTGGCGCCGATCGTGACGGCCTGCGGCTCCGGGTACGAGGCAGGCGTGCTGAACCTGTATCCGCCTGCCGATGGCGCGAATTCGGTGAAGGTCCAGGCGGACAAGTGCTCCAAGGAGTCCGGGGGCGAATACCGGATCGTCACCACTGCGCTGCCCAAGGCGGCCGACGATCAGCGTCTGCAACTGGCCCGACGCCTGTCGGGCAACGATCACAGCCTGGACCTGATGGGCATGGACGTGGTGTGGACCGCCGAGTTCGCCGACGCCGGTTGGCTTGTCCCGGTGCCCGATGATCTCGTCGCGCAGGTCACCGCGCGCACGCTCGGGGGTCCGCTGGAGACAGCGCAGTGGAAGACCCCCGGTGATGCTGCCCAGCGCCTCTACGCCATCCCGATCTGGACCAATACGCAGCTGCTCTGGTATCGCAAGGATGTTCTCGCCGATACGGTTCGCCAGCCCGCCGCGACCAACTGGGAGCGGATGCTCGAACAGGCCCAGGTCAGTCTCGGCAAGGGCGGTCCCGGCCAGATCATGGTGCAGGGCAAGCAATATGAAGGTCTGATGGTGTGGTTCAACTCCGTGTTGGCCAGTGCCGGCGGCCAGATCGTCGATCCCGACAACCCCAGCAAGGTGACGCTGAACGACACCCCGGCGCACCGTGCCGCGACGGTCAAGGCCCTGCAGATCCTCAAGGCGGTTGCCAACGCGCCGGGCCACGATCCGTCGCTGACCAACGGTGATGAGACCAGCTCGCGCCTCGGCATGGAGAACGGATCGGCGCTCTACGAGGTGAATTGGCCGTTCGTGCTCGCCTCGATGCGAGAGAACGCGTCGGCGGGCAGTGTCCCGTATCTGACGGATCTGCAGAAGTACAAGAGTCTGTTTGCCGACGCGAACAACTCGCCCACCGACGCGCAGTTGGCGCCGGTGACCAAGGCCGTGCGCCAGAAGTTCGACTTCCGGCCGTATCCGGGGGTGGGTGATCTACCCGCCAAGAGCACGCTGGGTGGACTGAACATCGCCGTCGCCAGCACCTCGCAGCAGAAGGATCTCGCGTTCAAGGCGGCGATGTGCCTGACGAGCGCCGACGCGCAGAAGTACTACAGCCTCAACGCGGGTACGCCGCCGGTGATCTCGTCGCTCTACTCCGACCCGGAGTTCCGGGCGGCCTATCCCATGGCCGACGACATCAAGCTGCAGCTCGAACCCGATCACGCGGCGCTGCGTCCGAAATCGCCGCAATATCAGTCCATCTCGACGCTGGTTCAGGCCAAGCTGTCACCGGTCGGGGCGTGGGACCCACAGAATCTGGTCGATCAGCTCGCCGATGCGGTACAGAAGGCGATCAACGGGGAGGGCATCATCCCATGACCAACGACGACAACGAGGCCTCACGCCGCGGCCGGCACGCGATGCCGGAGGGCGAACAGCCCACGGCCCCGGCCGAACCCGGTCTCGACGTGACCGCTCCGCACACCTTCGGGCCCACGGTGCATTCCCCGGTGTGGGAAGCGCCTGCGGAATCACCGGCGGCAGGCCGGGTTCCGGATGCTGATGCAGCCGGCTCGACGCGGGCCGCACCGGCCACCGCGGTGATCGATCGCCCTGCACCGGCGGCCGCCGCCCCGAAGCGGAGTGAGGGTAAGAAGGCCGAGCGTCGGTTGGCGTTCTGGTTGGTGTTGCCTGCGGTGGTGATGATGGCGGTGGTGACGGGGTATCCGATTGTTTATGCGGTGTGGTTGTCGTTGAACAAGGCGAGTTTGTCGGCGCCGGGTAAGCGTGAGTTTGTGTGGTTCGCCAATTACGGGACTGTGTTGTCGGATGGGTATTGGTGGACGGCGTTCGGGGTGACGTTGGGGATCACGGTGGTGTCGGTGGTGATCGAGTTCGTGTTGGGGTTGGCGATCGCGTTGGTGATGCATCGAACGTTGTTCGGGCGGGGCACGATTCGCACGGTGGTGTTGATTCCGTACGGGATTGTGACGGTCGCGGCGGCGTTCTCCTGGTATTACGCGTGGACGCCGGGGACGGGGTATCTGGCGAATTTGTTGCCGGATGGGAGTGCCCCGTTGACCCAGCAGTGGCCGTCGTTGGCGATCATCGTGTTGGCCGAGGTGTGGAAGACGACCCCGTTCATGGCGTTGTTGTTGCTGGCGGGGTTGGCGTTGGTGCCTGATGATTTGTTGAAGGCCGCTCAGGTGGATGGGGCGGGGGCGTGGACGCGGTTGTGGCGGATCATTTTGCCGTTGATGAAGCCGGCGATCTTGGTGGCGTTGTTGTTCCGCACGTTGGATGCGTTCCGGGTGTTCGACAACATTTATGTGTTGACTGCCGGGTCGAACAACACCTATTCGGTGTCGATGCTCGGCTACGACAATTTGTTCAAGGGTTTCAATCTGGGTGTGGGGTCGGCGATCTCGATCCTGATCTTCGTGTGTGTGGCGATCATCGCGTTCATCTTCATCAAGGGGTTCGGTACTGCGGCACCGGGCTCGGACAACGAGGGGAGGTAAGGGGCGGTGAAGACCGGTACCAAACCGAAAGTGTGGTGGGCGATCGCCAACCTGGTGGTGATCCTGTATGCCATCATCCCCTTGTTGTGGATCGTGAGTTTGTCATTCAAACCCGCGTCGAGTGTCACCGACGGCTCGTTCATCCCGAAAGAATGGACGTGGGACAACTATTCGTCGATCTTTTCCACGAGCGCGTTCACCTCGGCGTTGATCAACTCGATCGGTATCGGGTTGATCACCACGGTGATCGCGGTGGTGTTGGGCACGATGGCCGCCTATGCGGTGGCCCGGCTGGACTTTCCGGGTAAACGCCTGCTGATCGGCGCAGCGTTGTTGATTGCGATGTTCCCGCAGATCTCGCTGGTCACCCCACTGTTCAACATCGAACGCACCCTGGGGTTGTTCGACACGTGGCCGGGGTTGATCCTGCCCTACATCACCTTCGCGTTGCCGTTGGCGATCTACACGCTCTCGGCGTTCTTCCGGGAGATCCCGTGGGAGTTGGAGAAGGCCGCGAAAATGGATGGCGCGACCCCGTTCCAGGCGTTCCGGAAGGTGATCGCCCCGCTGGCCGCGCCGGGGGTGGTGACCGCGGCGATCCTGGTGTTCATCTTCGCGTGGAACGACCTGCTGCTGGCGTTGTCGTTGACCTCGACCGAACGGGCGATCACCGCGCCGGTCGCGATCGCGAACTTCACCGGGAGTTCCCAGTTCGAGGAACCCACCGGGTCGATCGCCGCGGCCGCGGTCGTGATCACCATTCCGATCATCATCTTCGTGTTGTTCTTCCAACGTCGAATCGTGGCCGGGTTGACCTCCGGCGCGGTGAAGGGATAAACCCATGGCAGACATCGTTTTGGACCACGTCAGCAAAACCTATCCCGACGGCTCGACCGCGGTACACGAGGTGAATATCGATATCGCCGACGGCGAGTTCATCATCCTCGTCGGCCCGTCCGGCTGCGGTAAATCGACCACCCTGAACATGATCGCCGGGCTCGAGGACATCACCAGCGGGGAACTACGGATCGCCGGGCAACGCGTCAACGAACGCGCCCCCAAAGACCGCGACATCGCCATGGTGTTCCAGTCCTACGCCCTGTATCCGCACATGTCGGTGCGGGAGAACATCGCGTTCCCACTGACCCTGGCGAAACTGTCGAAAGCCGAGATCGCCGCGAAGGTCGACGACGCCGCCCGCATCCTCGACCTGGGCCCCTACCTCGATCGCAAACCCGCGAATCTGTCCGGTGGGCAACGCCAACGCGTCGCGATGGGCCGAGCGATCGTGCGCTCGCCGAAAGCGTTCCTGATGGACGAACCCCTGTCGAACCTGGATGCGAAACTCCGGGTGCAGATGCGGGCAGAGATCTCCCGGCTGCAACAACGGTTGGGTACCACCACCGTGTATGTCACCCACGACCAAACCGAAGCCATGACCCTCGGTGACCGGGTCGTGGTCATGCGCTCGGGATACGTCCAACAAATCGGTTCCCCCCAAGAGCTCTACACCCACCCCGCCAACATCTTCGTCGCCGGGTTCATCGGCTCACCGGCCATGAACTTCTTACCCGGACGACTCGGCGCCGACGGCATCTCGACCCCCATCGGCACGATCACCCTGCACGACCGGCAACACGTCGCCGATGCCGCCGGCCGGGTCAACAGCACCGGGGAGGTCCTCGTCGGTATCCGCCCCGAACACCTCGAAGACGCCCACCTCATCGACACCGACACCCGCTCCCACGGCATGACATTCACCGCCGGGATCGACGTCCTCGAATCCATGGGATCAGACAACTACGCCTACTTCCGCATCGACTCCCAACACACGGCGAATGACGCACTCGCCGAACTATCCGCCGACTCCGGCGCCACCCTCGGCGGCGGCGACATGATCGCCCGACTCTCCCCCGAATCACACATCCGCCGCGGCAACACCGCCGAACTCTACTTCGACCCCACCAAAATCACCATCTTCGACCAACAAACCGGCACCAGCCTGCGTGGTGCACCGGCGAATTCGGTTTCAGGCGGGCCGGCCCTGTCGAAGGGGTGAGCGCTGCGGTCGGCGGCGGTGATCACCGGCGCCGGCGCCGCGGCTGTTCGCGGAGTTCGTCGATGATTTCGTCGTCCCAGATGTGCTTGCGTACCAGACGATAGCGCTCGCACGCGAGCCACAGGTAGAGTTCGGCGTCGCTGTCGAGGTCGGACCGGACATCGGCGCGTCGGGCCATACGGATGACCGGCAGGAATTCCTCACCGAACCACCGCCGTGCCACCTCGGTACGGCCGAGGAATTCGCCGACCTCTTGGCTGAGACGGAATCCCCACGCCTCCACCGCCTCTGCGAGTTCGGCGTAGTCGAAGGGGTCGGCGAACCGGATGGTTTCGGCCTGTGCACCCGACAGCGGCACCCGCGACAGGAACAGTCGGCGGTGGTCCTTGAGGAGGAGGTCTCCGGGCACATTGATGCCCTCGGGGGAGATGCGGGTATGGATCTCGGTGACGTAGGCCTCGATGGTGTCGAGGTGACGGGCGATGGCGATCGAGATGCGGTGGTGTCCGTCGATGACGAAATGCATTCCACCTATCCGGTACAGCCGCACCGGGGGCATCGATTCACCACGCCGCTGCGCGGCCGCGAGTCGCTGCCACCGGCTGCGAATCCGGACCGAAGTCGGGCGGAAGTAGCGGTCGAAATCCTTGGTGCGGTCCACACTTCCGACGATCGAGGACACCTCGACCGTCTGCAGTCCCAGGTAGGTCTCGCCGGTGCGGCCCAATGCGGCGACTACCTCGTCAAAGGGGAGGATCGCATTGACGTCGGCGGGTTGTCGGGTGAACCACTGTGTCAGCCGGGCGAGTTCGGCTTGCCGTCGCATCCGCTGGAAGTCGTTCTCGGCGTCGGCGTCCGGGAATCCGGTGTCACGAGCCATATCGGCGCCTCACGATCCTGAAATCGCCGGTGTCGGTGTCGAAATCGAACTGGCAGTAGCCGACGACGTTCATCGACACGGTGTCGGTCCCG
Encoded proteins:
- a CDS encoding magnesium transporter MgtE N-terminal domain-containing protein is translated as MSAVSKVFVARLVGLAVLGPDGESIGRVRDAVISVRLPGQQPRALGLAVELTTRRRIFVPMLRVTSIEPNAVTLNTGTVSLRRLHLRPGEALAIGQILDTRVRVVDPDLPDLAGIDVPVVDLGIERTRTRDWVVARVAVRSGRRGLRRGETHVVEWSNVHGMTQSSLDLPGQGVAQALLQFEGMRAADVANALRELPVKRRDEIASALDDERLADVLQELPPDDQKDLLSHLELDRAVDVLEAMDPDDAADLLGELSDTEAESFLARMDPEDSEPVRRLLTHSPDTAGGLMTSEPIIVTPATTVAEALARIRDPDINPAAASLVFVVRPPTSTPTGKYLGCVHVQALLREPPANIVGGILDTDLAHLRPEDSLETVTRYFATYNLVCGPVVDDQHHLLGAVSVDDLLDQLLPRDWRETEPIDQPDEVRS
- a CDS encoding general stress protein, producing the protein MTNPMQPSRQTPGLPTPPKGWPIGSYSTYAEAQRAVDYLSDEHFTVEDVTIVGVDLMQVERVIGRLTWGKVIGGGIVSGAWLGLFFGLLVSIVVSGNPLVPILFGLVGGVIFGLISATIPYAATRGQRDFASTMQLVAGRYDVLCDPKSAEKARNMLARLNP
- a CDS encoding extracellular solute-binding protein — translated: MGIRGKVVIAAAALATLAPIVTACGSGYEAGVLNLYPPADGANSVKVQADKCSKESGGEYRIVTTALPKAADDQRLQLARRLSGNDHSLDLMGMDVVWTAEFADAGWLVPVPDDLVAQVTARTLGGPLETAQWKTPGDAAQRLYAIPIWTNTQLLWYRKDVLADTVRQPAATNWERMLEQAQVSLGKGGPGQIMVQGKQYEGLMVWFNSVLASAGGQIVDPDNPSKVTLNDTPAHRAATVKALQILKAVANAPGHDPSLTNGDETSSRLGMENGSALYEVNWPFVLASMRENASAGSVPYLTDLQKYKSLFADANNSPTDAQLAPVTKAVRQKFDFRPYPGVGDLPAKSTLGGLNIAVASTSQQKDLAFKAAMCLTSADAQKYYSLNAGTPPVISSLYSDPEFRAAYPMADDIKLQLEPDHAALRPKSPQYQSISTLVQAKLSPVGAWDPQNLVDQLADAVQKAINGEGIIP
- a CDS encoding carbohydrate ABC transporter permease, encoding MTNDDNEASRRGRHAMPEGEQPTAPAEPGLDVTAPHTFGPTVHSPVWEAPAESPAAGRVPDADAAGSTRAAPATAVIDRPAPAAAAPKRSEGKKAERRLAFWLVLPAVVMMAVVTGYPIVYAVWLSLNKASLSAPGKREFVWFANYGTVLSDGYWWTAFGVTLGITVVSVVIEFVLGLAIALVMHRTLFGRGTIRTVVLIPYGIVTVAAAFSWYYAWTPGTGYLANLLPDGSAPLTQQWPSLAIIVLAEVWKTTPFMALLLLAGLALVPDDLLKAAQVDGAGAWTRLWRIILPLMKPAILVALLFRTLDAFRVFDNIYVLTAGSNNTYSVSMLGYDNLFKGFNLGVGSAISILIFVCVAIIAFIFIKGFGTAAPGSDNEGR
- a CDS encoding carbohydrate ABC transporter permease, whose protein sequence is MKTGTKPKVWWAIANLVVILYAIIPLLWIVSLSFKPASSVTDGSFIPKEWTWDNYSSIFSTSAFTSALINSIGIGLITTVIAVVLGTMAAYAVARLDFPGKRLLIGAALLIAMFPQISLVTPLFNIERTLGLFDTWPGLILPYITFALPLAIYTLSAFFREIPWELEKAAKMDGATPFQAFRKVIAPLAAPGVVTAAILVFIFAWNDLLLALSLTSTERAITAPVAIANFTGSSQFEEPTGSIAAAAVVITIPIIIFVLFFQRRIVAGLTSGAVKG
- a CDS encoding ABC transporter ATP-binding protein; protein product: MADIVLDHVSKTYPDGSTAVHEVNIDIADGEFIILVGPSGCGKSTTLNMIAGLEDITSGELRIAGQRVNERAPKDRDIAMVFQSYALYPHMSVRENIAFPLTLAKLSKAEIAAKVDDAARILDLGPYLDRKPANLSGGQRQRVAMGRAIVRSPKAFLMDEPLSNLDAKLRVQMRAEISRLQQRLGTTTVYVTHDQTEAMTLGDRVVVMRSGYVQQIGSPQELYTHPANIFVAGFIGSPAMNFLPGRLGADGISTPIGTITLHDRQHVADAAGRVNSTGEVLVGIRPEHLEDAHLIDTDTRSHGMTFTAGIDVLESMGSDNYAYFRIDSQHTANDALAELSADSGATLGGGDMIARLSPESHIRRGNTAELYFDPTKITIFDQQTGTSLRGAPANSVSGGPALSKG
- a CDS encoding chromosome partitioning protein ParB, coding for MARDTGFPDADAENDFQRMRRQAELARLTQWFTRQPADVNAILPFDEVVAALGRTGETYLGLQTVEVSSIVGSVDRTKDFDRYFRPTSVRIRSRWQRLAAAQRRGESMPPVRLYRIGGMHFVIDGHHRISIAIARHLDTIEAYVTEIHTRISPEGINVPGDLLLKDHRRLFLSRVPLSGAQAETIRFADPFDYAELAEAVEAWGFRLSQEVGEFLGRTEVARRWFGEEFLPVIRMARRADVRSDLDSDAELYLWLACERYRLVRKHIWDDEIIDELREQPRRRRR